A genomic window from Meleagris gallopavo isolate NT-WF06-2002-E0010 breed Aviagen turkey brand Nicholas breeding stock chromosome 23, Turkey_5.1, whole genome shotgun sequence includes:
- the MXRA8 gene encoding matrix remodeling-associated protein 8 isoform X2, whose product MEQLAKLLLWQLLLQQSSVVYLYSVPADASNPDSVVVSVLNISATRGSQAVLPCKSYRMVWTQDRLNDRQRVVHWDVYSTYYGDNKMERLCDMYSAGDQRVYSSYNQGRILMPQNAFTDGNFSLVIKDVAESDAGIYSCNLHHHYCHLYETVKIQLDITKKAKAAKEYWDGEKAVIVALEGSTVMLPCVNRNHIWTERHSEEEQQVVHWDRQPPGVPHDRADRLIDLYASGERRSYGPLFIRQKMNITDTAFALGDFSLRISELENADEGTYSCHLHHHYCGLHERRIYQVFVTEPVREKKVVNLTTHNTAPAVDPNVVRGHNVINVIIPESRIHFFQQLGYVLATLLLFVVLLIIVVFITRKRRQRGYEYNVKKYGEKDVNLKEFTVDTTDLTQYKSEDIRLDYKNNILKEKAEQARSFPAKNIDLDKDFRKEYCK is encoded by the exons ATGGAGCAACTAGCAAAACTCCTTCTGTGGCAGCTTTTGCTTCAGCAAA GTTCTGTTGTTTATTTATATTCAG TCCCAGCTGATGCCTCAAACCCAGACAGTGTTGTAGTGTCAGTGTTAAACATCAGTGCTACCCGGGGCTCACAGGCTGTCCTGCCATGCAAGAGTTACCGCATGGTGTGGACTCAGGACCGTCTGAATGACCGCCAACGTGTGGTGCACTGGGATGTGTACAGCACCTACTATGGAGATAACAAGATGGAGAGGCTGTGTGACATGTACTCAGCAGGAGATCAGCGTGTCTACAGCTCCTACAACCAAGGGAGGATATTAATGCCCCAGAATGCATTTACAGATGGCAACTTCTCACTGGTGATCAAAG ATGTTGCAGAGAGTGATGCAGGTATATATTCGTGTAATCTCCACCATCACTACTGCCACTTATATGAAACTGTGAAAATTCAACTAGATATCACTAAGAAAG CCAAAGCAGCAAAAGAGTACTGGGATGGAGAGAAGGCTGTGATTGTTGCTTTGGAAGGCAGTACTGTGATGCTCCCTTGTGTCAACCGGAACCACATCTGGACCGAACGGCACAGTGAAGAGGAGCAGCAAGTGGTCCATTGGGACAGGCAGCCCCCAGGGGTTCCCCACGACCGCGCTGACCGCCTCATTGACCTGTACGCCTCTGGTGAGCGCCGCTCGTATGGGCCTCTCTTCATTCGGCAGAAGATGAACATCACTGACACAGCCTTTGCCCTGGGTGACTTTTCCCTGCGAATTTCTGAGCTGGAAAATGCGGATGAAGGCACTTATTCCTGCCACCTGCACCACCATTACTGCGGTCTGCATGAGCGCAGGATCTACCAGGTCTTTGTGACAGAGCCAGTGAGAGAGAAGAAGGTGGTGAACCTCACAACCCACAACACTGCCCCGGCCGTAG ATCCAAATGTTGTCAGGGGGCACAATGTGATAAATGTCATCATCCCTGAGAGCCGCATCCACTTCTTCCAGCAGCTGGGCTACGTCCTGGCAACGCTGCTGCTCTTCGTTGTCCTGCTCATCATCGTTGTCTTCATCACCCGCAAGCGCAGGCAGAGAG GTTATGAATACAATGTGAAGAAATATGGAGA GAAGGATGTAAATCTTAAAGAATTTACAGTCGACACAACAGATCTGACTCAGTACAAAAGTGAAGACATCAGGCTGG ATTACAAAAACAACATCCTGAAGGAGAAGGCTGAGCAAGCCAGAAGTTTCCCAGCAAAGAACATTGATTTAGACAAAG ATTTCAGGAAGGAATATTGTAAATGA
- the MXRA8 gene encoding matrix remodeling-associated protein 8 isoform X1: MMCINSILPSVRKCAVGPSEGSVVYLYSVPADASNPDSVVVSVLNISATRGSQAVLPCKSYRMVWTQDRLNDRQRVVHWDVYSTYYGDNKMERLCDMYSAGDQRVYSSYNQGRILMPQNAFTDGNFSLVIKDVAESDAGIYSCNLHHHYCHLYETVKIQLDITKKAKAAKEYWDGEKAVIVALEGSTVMLPCVNRNHIWTERHSEEEQQVVHWDRQPPGVPHDRADRLIDLYASGERRSYGPLFIRQKMNITDTAFALGDFSLRISELENADEGTYSCHLHHHYCGLHERRIYQVFVTEPVREKKVVNLTTHNTAPAVDPNVVRGHNVINVIIPESRIHFFQQLGYVLATLLLFVVLLIIVVFITRKRRQRGYEYNVKKYGEKDVNLKEFTVDTTDLTQYKSEDIRLDYKNNILKEKAEQARSFPAKNIDLDKDFRKEYCK, translated from the exons GTTCTGTTGTTTATTTATATTCAG TCCCAGCTGATGCCTCAAACCCAGACAGTGTTGTAGTGTCAGTGTTAAACATCAGTGCTACCCGGGGCTCACAGGCTGTCCTGCCATGCAAGAGTTACCGCATGGTGTGGACTCAGGACCGTCTGAATGACCGCCAACGTGTGGTGCACTGGGATGTGTACAGCACCTACTATGGAGATAACAAGATGGAGAGGCTGTGTGACATGTACTCAGCAGGAGATCAGCGTGTCTACAGCTCCTACAACCAAGGGAGGATATTAATGCCCCAGAATGCATTTACAGATGGCAACTTCTCACTGGTGATCAAAG ATGTTGCAGAGAGTGATGCAGGTATATATTCGTGTAATCTCCACCATCACTACTGCCACTTATATGAAACTGTGAAAATTCAACTAGATATCACTAAGAAAG CCAAAGCAGCAAAAGAGTACTGGGATGGAGAGAAGGCTGTGATTGTTGCTTTGGAAGGCAGTACTGTGATGCTCCCTTGTGTCAACCGGAACCACATCTGGACCGAACGGCACAGTGAAGAGGAGCAGCAAGTGGTCCATTGGGACAGGCAGCCCCCAGGGGTTCCCCACGACCGCGCTGACCGCCTCATTGACCTGTACGCCTCTGGTGAGCGCCGCTCGTATGGGCCTCTCTTCATTCGGCAGAAGATGAACATCACTGACACAGCCTTTGCCCTGGGTGACTTTTCCCTGCGAATTTCTGAGCTGGAAAATGCGGATGAAGGCACTTATTCCTGCCACCTGCACCACCATTACTGCGGTCTGCATGAGCGCAGGATCTACCAGGTCTTTGTGACAGAGCCAGTGAGAGAGAAGAAGGTGGTGAACCTCACAACCCACAACACTGCCCCGGCCGTAG ATCCAAATGTTGTCAGGGGGCACAATGTGATAAATGTCATCATCCCTGAGAGCCGCATCCACTTCTTCCAGCAGCTGGGCTACGTCCTGGCAACGCTGCTGCTCTTCGTTGTCCTGCTCATCATCGTTGTCTTCATCACCCGCAAGCGCAGGCAGAGAG GTTATGAATACAATGTGAAGAAATATGGAGA GAAGGATGTAAATCTTAAAGAATTTACAGTCGACACAACAGATCTGACTCAGTACAAAAGTGAAGACATCAGGCTGG ATTACAAAAACAACATCCTGAAGGAGAAGGCTGAGCAAGCCAGAAGTTTCCCAGCAAAGAACATTGATTTAGACAAAG ATTTCAGGAAGGAATATTGTAAATGA